The genomic region GTTACGCTGTTTCTATCTATCATTTTTACCCACTCACTTCCACGATGAGCCAATAAATATATAACCGACCTTCCGTTCGAAATGCCGAACTTGAGTGAACCAGTATTTCCGAATCATCGCGTCAGCATCATAGAACACGGTGCAATTGCTGACGGACGGACACTTAATACCAAAGCATTTGCCGATGCAATAAATGCGTGTGTTAAATCGGGTGGTGGAACTGTAGTAGTGCCACCGGGTACTTGGTTAACTGGACCGATTAAACTTGAGAGTAACATAAATCTGCATCTTGAAAGAGGTGCATTGATACAATTCAGTAAACGGTTTGAGGATTTTCCTCTAATTGCAGGATTGGATGGTAAATCAAAAAAATATATAGTTACCCCACCTATTTATGCTTTTCAAGCTACGAATATTGCCATAACAGGTGAGGGAGTGATAGATGGTGCGGGTGAAGCATGGCGCTATGTGAAAAAAGAAAAGCTTACTGCAAGCCAATGGAAGGAACTTGTATCTTCCGGCGGTGTTGTTACATCTGATGGAAGGCAGTGGTGGCCCTCGAAAGAATCGATGGAAGGCGAAAAATATATCGATGAACTTGAAAAATCGGATAAGGAACCGACGGCGGCTGATTATGCCAAAGCACGAGAGTATCTAAGACCTGATATGGTCCGACTTGTTCAGTGTAACGGAATATTACTCGATGGACCGACTTTCAGAAACTCACCGAAATTCCACATCCATTCGATTCAATCTGAAAAAATAATCGTACGGAATATAAAGATACTTACTCCATGGTATGCACAAAATGGAGATGGTTTAGATCTTAATTCTTGCCGTAATGTTGTTGTATATAAAATTATGGTTGATGTAGGTGATGATGCAATATGCATCAAACCCGGGAAAATTGCTAAAAACCAACGACCCGGTCCCGCCTGTGAAAATATCGTTATCGCCGATTGCGAAGTTTATCACGGTCACGGTGGGTTTGTAATAGGTAGTGAAAGTTACGGCGGCGTAAATAATATTTCAGTGCGTAATTGTATTTTTATTGGAACCGATGTTGGAATCCGATTCAAATCGGCTCGCGATAGGGGTGGATTAGTGGAAAATATTTTCATCGATGGAATACAAATGCGCGATATTCAAAATGAAGCAATCCTTTTCGATATGTATTACGGTGATGGAAGTCCTGAAGCCCAGATTGCAAAAGGGTTAGATATAAAAGAGCATAAACCAGTAACAGCTTTAACTCCACGATTTCAAAATATATCTATCAAGAACATTGTTTCAAATGGTGCCAATAGAGCATTGTTAATTAATGGGCTGCCCGAAATGCCGATAAAAAATATTATCATCGATAATTTTAATTCACAATCAAAAAAAGGCATTCTTGTATCTGATGGCGATTATATTACAATGAAAAACTGTAACGTAACGACAGAGGTTGGTTCTGTAATCACACTAAGCCAGAGTCGAAATATTTTTTTGAATAAAATTCAATCTCCAAACAATACTGAAATCTTCTTGAGTGTAGATGGCGAGAAATCAGAAAATATTCAGATTGAAAATGTAGATTTGTCGAACATAAATAAAAAAATTATATTTACAAATAAGGCAAAGGAAACGGCAATTGTTAGAAAATAAGTCAAGAAATATTAAACATAATGCAAAATAATATTCTGAATAAAATAAAAACGCTAATGTTGTTGGTGTTAGTTGCACTGATTAGTTCATTTTTCAGCTGCAAAGTGATTGGAGACTTTACGGTAATCAAACTTGCTCATGGCCTCGATCCAACACATCCTGTTCATATCTCGATGGTGTATCTTTCGAAGCTTGTGGAAGAAAGGTCGAATGGGGAAATGCGGATTGATATTTATCCGAGTGGACAACTTGGATCAGAGCGAGAGTGTATCGAACTCCTGCAAATTGGAAGTCTCGGTATGACCAAGGTCTCTGCCAGTGTGATGGAGGGTTTTACTCCATTGTTCAAAGTTTATAATCTTCCCTATGTCTTTAGGGATGATGCTCACAGATTCAAAGTACTTGAGGGGGAAATCGGCCATAAACTATTGCTTGAAACTGAACCATTTCGTATCAGGGGGCTTGGATATCTTGACGCCGGAAGCCGGAGCTTTTATACGAAAGATAAACCGATACTTACCCCCGCCGATTTGGTTGGTCTCAAGATTCGTGTTCAGGAAAGCACAACAGCGATCAGGATGGTTCAAGCGTTAGGTGGTTCAGCTACACCAATCGCTTGGGGCGAACTTTATACGTCGTTGCAACAAGGTGTTGTCGATGGAGCTGAAAACAATCCTCCAACATTCCACATTTCACGACACTATGAGGTATGCAAGTTTTACGCTCTGGACGAACATACATCGGTACCTGATGTACTGATTATAAGCACGGTTGTCTGGAATGGACTTTCACAATCGCAACAAAAACTACTACTTGATGCTGTAGAAGATGCTGCGGAGTATCAAAAAAAGATTTGGCGAATCGCAACCGATGAAGCTCTCGCACAAGTCGAAAAAGCTGGAGTAAAAATTTATAGACCGGACAAATCGGTATTTGAAAAAAAAGTTTCTCCTATGATTGAAGAGTATAAATCAACGGCACCAGATATTTATGAACTTATCCAAAAGATAAAGGCTGTCCAATGAATCTGACTGACTTCCGTTTTAAGATTGATAGAATGCTCGAACGAACCTTGATTGCCCTTATGGGCATCATGGTAATAAACGTCTTATGGCAGGTTTTTACAAGGTTCATCTTGAAAGACCCAAGCTCCTACACTGAGGAACTCGCACGATATCTTCTCGTTTGGCTTGGACTGCTCGGGGCAAGCTATGCTGTCGGAAAAAAATTACACCTCGCAATCGACATTTTGACGAGCAAATTGATAGCCCGGCGAAAACAGGTATCGGATATCTTTATTAATTGTTGTGTTTTTGTTTTTTCTTTTGGTGTCATCTTCATCGGAGGAATGAATCTCGTATCTTTGACGCTTGATCTCCAACAAACGTCGGCTGCATTGCAGATAAAACTCGGTTATGTCTATTCAGTAGTCCCATTAAGCGGTCTTCTGATGATGTTTTATGCGGGAAGTTCAATAATTGAAAGCATAAAAAATTTTAAAGAGGTCGCGTAATGGAATGGATTGAAGTTATTATTCTTATTATTACATTCGGTATCCTCCTTGCTCGCGGTGTGCCAATCTCATTTTGTATCGGGCTGGCAACAATCGCTACAATGCTATTGACTATCAAGCCAATACCCGCCATTACTACAATCGCACAACGAATGGCCACCGGTCTTGACAGTTTTGCATTGCTCGCAATTCCATTCTTTATTCTCTCAGGTCAATTGATGAATCGCGGTGGAATTGCACGCAGGCTAATTGACTTGGCAAAAATTCTTGTTGGTTCTCTACCGGGTGGATTGGCAATTGTGAACATTGTTGCCTCAATGCTTTTTGGTTCCATCTCAGGTTCGGCAGTCGCTGCCGCCTCTGCTATTGGTGGATTTATGAATCCGCTTATGAAAAAAGAAGGGTATGATAAGAACTATAGCGCTGCGGTGAATATCACATCTGCAACCACAGGGTTGCTTATACCACCGAGTAATATACTTATCGTTTACTCTTTGGCAAGTGGTGGAGTTTCAATTGCGGCTTTGTTTCTCGCTGGATATATCCCCGGGATTCTGATGGGGCTTGCAATAATGATGGTTGCGGGATACATAGCTGTTGTCCGTAAGTATCCCACGGCCGGGCGTGTGAGCTTAACAACAGCCGTCTGGCGATTCTTCGATGCCCTTCCGAGTCTTCTACTTATCGTGATCGTGATGGGGGGAATTATCGCAGGATATTTTACCGCAACGGAAGCATCTGCAATCGCCGTATTATATACACTCATCCTTTCGGTGGTCTTTTACCGGGAGGTGAAAGTGTCTGAATTGCCTAAAATTCTTCTCGATTCAGCCACAACAACTGCAATCGTTATGCTTCTCATCGGAACATCGATGGGGATGGGATGGGTTCTCGCATATACAAACATCCCACAGAATATCAGCGAGGCTCTGATAGGCTTGACCAACAATAAAATCGTTATACTCATAATCATCAATGTTATACTACTGTCGGTAGGTGCGTTTATGGATATGACACCTGCGGTTCTTATCTTCACACCGATTTTCTTACCCGTTGCTATCAGTCTTGGGATAAGTCCCATTCATTTCGGAATTATGATGGTTATGAATTTATGTATCGGGCTTTGCACACCTCCTGTTGGAAGTGTGCTCTTTGTGGGATGCGGTATTGCTGACACTACAATTGCAAAAGTAATAAAGCCATTGATGCCAATGTTTATCGCAATGATTGTGGCGCTAATGGCAGTAACATATATACCGGAGCTGAGCTTATGGCTCCCAAAACTATTTGGATTTTAAAATGTATATTCAACCACGAACTAAGAAAAATAATTATGAATAAAATACCGTTTCAGGATTTAAAAGGAAAAGTTTGTGTTATCACCGGTGGTGGTGGTATTATAGGTAAATCGCTTTCAGAGGGGCTTGCGTCTGTTGGAGTTAAGATGGCAGTTACTGACCTCGCAAAGGATTTAGCCGATAATGTTGCCTCAGATATTAGAAAAGCCTATGGTGTGCAAGCGCTCGGTGTTGAGTGTAATGTGCTCGATAAGGATTCACTCCTGAAAGCCAAAGAAATAATAAATAAAGAATTAGGCAAAATTGATTTACTCATCAATTGCGCAGGCGGAAATTCTCCCAGAGCTACGACACAAGTGGAATTTATTGATAACGAAACAGTAGGAAATTTAGATAAGACATTCTATGGTTTAGATATCGAAGGTTTCAGAAAAGTATTCGATTTGAATTTTCTTGGTACGATACTGCCCACGATGGTTTTTACAACAGATATGATTGAAAAGGGGAGTGGTGCAATTCTTAATGTATCTTCTATGAACGCATTCCATCCATTAACCAAAATACCGGCATACTCGGCTGCGAAAGCGTCAATCAATAATTTTACGGAATGGTTAGCAGTCCATCTTGCAAAAGTTAACATCCGCGTAAACGCTGTTGCTCCCGGTTTCTTTCTTACCAATCAAAACAGATTTCTTTTAACTGATGAAAAGACCGGCGACTTAACACCAAGGGGTAATAAAATTCTTTCGGCAACACCAATGGGTAAATTTGGCGAACCAGAAGATTTACAGGGTGCAACACTTTATCTGATGTCCGACCTTGCGAAATTTGTTACGGGTGTAGTTATTCCGATCGACGGCGGATTTAATGCTTATTCAGGTGTATAAATTTTTATGATACTCTATAGTAAAGGTTCATATACTACGAGCTTGACCCAAACCGACTTCAGGGATGGTTTGTATGAAGCTCTCGATAAGTTGGGTGCGAAGAAGCGTGTGCTTGCTATACCACCTGATTTTACACGCTCCCACTCGCACGCTGGACCTTTAACAGAATTATTATGGGAATACTACAAAGATAAATTAACCGACGTCCTTCCGGCTATCGGTACACATTATCCGATGACAGAAAAAGAAATTAACGTGATGTTTGGAAAAATACCTAAGAACATTTTCCGTGTTCACGATTGGCGTCAAGGACTTGCGACCTTGGGTGAGGTTCCTTCTGAATTTATTCGCGAAGTATCGGATGATAGAGTTGATTACAGCATCCCAATACAAGTCGATAAATTAATCGTCGAGGGAAACTATGACATAATATTTTCCATAGGGCAAGTCGTCCCTCACGAAGTAATAGGTATGGCAAATTACAATAAAAATGTATTTGTAGGAACAGGTGGTGTAGAGGGAATCAATAAAACTCACTTCCTCGGTGCAGCGTACGGAATGGAGCGAATTATGGGGAGAGCCGATACACCTGTTCGTAAAGTGCTCAATTATGGCTCTGATCATTTTGCGAAACATTTACCGATTATTTACATACTTACTGTTGTTGGAAAAGATACTTCAGGTAGGCTTGTTGTTCGTGGTTTGTATATTGGCGATGACGTCGAATGTTTCAATCGCGCCGCTGAACTTTCGTTAAAAGTTAATTTCGAATTACTCGATGAACCTTTGAAAAAAGTTGTTGTCTATCTTGACCCATCAGAGTTTAAAAGTACTTGGCTTGGAAATAAAAGCATCTACCGTACACGAATGGCAATTGCCGATGGAGGCGAACTCATCGTTCTCGCTCCCGGACTCTCGGAGTTTGGTGAAGATAAGGAAATCGATACGCTAATTCGCAAATATGGTTATGTCGGGACTTCAAAAGTCCTCGAGTTAGCTAAACAGAATGACGACCTACAGCAAAGTTTAAGTGCCGCTGCACATCTCATCCACGGCTCTTCGGAGGGGAGATTTACTATTACATATTGTCCGGGAAACATATCAAAGCAAGAAATCGAGAGTGTAAATTTTGCACACTCAGATTTAAATAGAATGATGAATAGATACAATCCTGAAAAGTTAAAGGACGGATTTAACAAACTGCCCGATGGTGAAGAAATATTTTTTATCTCAAATCCTGCACTCGGATTATGGGCATATAAAGGAAGATTTTCGTAAATGAAGTTTGTTGTAGATAAAAATATACCACTGGTCGAAAAGGGATTTAATTCAATCGGTGATGTTACAACTATAGAGACCGGCGAGTTCACTCCTGACGTTGTTCGCGATGCCGATGTTCTTGTTGTCCGCTCGGAAACGAAGGTCAATAAATCGCTCCTCGATGGGAGTCGTGTGAAATTTGTAGGTACTGCTACAATCGGTACCGACCATATTGACCTCGGATACCTAAAATCTAAAGGAATAACTTTCGCCAGTGCGCCAGGATGTAATTCAAATTCTGTAAAGGAGTACATTATGGCTGCACTTCTTCACCTCTCGTCGATAAAAAGTTTTTCACTTAAAGGAAAAACAATTGGTGTCGTTGGTATAGGTAATGTCGGCAGCAAAGTTGTGAGGGCGGCAGAAGCTCTTGGTATGACGGTACTTCAGAACGATCCACCTCGAGCTCGAACCGAAGGTAATCCTATATTCCTGCCTCTCGACGAGCTAATGCTGGCAGATATTATTACTTTGCATGTTCCATTGACTAAAACGGGTGAGGATGCGACTTATCATTTCTTCGATGAAAAGCGTTTCGCAAAAATGAAAACGGGTGTAATTTTTATTAACACATCACGTGGAGCAGTAGTAGAAACAACAGCACTTAAGAAAGCTATTATGAATAAGCGGATTGTTTCCACAATTATTGACGTGTGGGAAAACGAACCGAAGATCGACACAGATCTTCTTCAATCTGTAACTATCGGAACTCCGCACATTGCCGGTTATTCGTTAGAAGGAAAAACAAACGCGGTTCGTATGATTCGTGAAGCTGTGTGTAAACATTTTAATATCAATTCATTATGGAATTTAGAAGATGAAATTGGTGCTCCTGACGAAATAAATATTTTTGTACCCGATGCAATATCATCTCCAGAGAAAATTCTTAACTTTATTGTTAATCGATGTTACAGCATTGAGGACGATAACGAACGACTTTCAGGAATGCGAACACTTCCGTATATGTTTCGAGGGGAATATTTTAAAAAACTTCGCACGGGTTACCACATAAGACGGGAGTTTACGAACTTTACTGTTCATCTTCCACATCAACACGAGCCGCTAAAAGAAATTGTTAGAACACTCGGATTTAAATGTTTTATAAAAGAAAAAAAGGATTAATAAATGATAGCTGGATTAAATATTCCCAATGAAAGGGCTCTTGATTTAGTTTCACTCGGTGCCTTAGTGCATCGTTTGGATCCCGGAGTAATTCCATTCCGTAAAGCGACTCAATGCCAGATTCACGTAAGTGGAGGTGAATTCAACGTAGCTGCTAACTTAGCAGATTGCTTTGAGATGAAAACTGCAATAGTTACTGCTATGGTGGATTATCCGATAGGCGATTTAATTGCTGAAAGAGTGAAAGCAATGGGTGTAAAACCTTTCTACAAACATTTCAAGCATAACGGTGTGAACGGTCCAAATATGGCAACGGTTTATAGCGACCGAGGACAAGGAGTGCGAGCACCCGTAGTATTTTATAACCGGTCGAACGAAGCCGCTGCTCAACTTAAACCGGGTGATTTTGACTGGAGTGCAATTTTTGCGGGTGGTGTTCGCTGGTTCCATAGCTGTGGAATATTTGCCGCACTGTCAGGGACGACCGGCGAATTAATCATAGAAGGTATGAAAGCAGCAAAAAAAGCCGGCGCCATTGTAAGCTTCGATTTGAATTTCCGTGAGAAACTCTGGAATATTTGGGGCGGTCAGCAGAAAGCTGTCGAGGTTATCCAGCGCATCGTAGAAAATGTCGATGTGCTCGTCGGAAATGAAGAAGACTTGCAAAAAGGGTTAGGAATACCTGGTCCTGAAGTAGCCGCAAAGTCGGCACTCGATCCTGAAACATTTTTTGGAATGATTGATAAAGTAGTAGCAAAGCATCCACAAGTAAAAGTAGTTGCAACTACTTTGCGCGAAGTTCATTCAACAAATCGCCATAGCTGGGGTGCCGTAGCTTGGATAAACGGTAAATCTTATGTTGCACCAACCTGTGAACTCGATGTTATCGACCGTGTGGGTGGCGGCGATGGATATGCAGCAGGTTTCTTCTATGGCTTATTAACAGGTGAATCACCCGAAGAGGCGGTTAAACTTGGCTGGGCACACGGTGCTCTTCTCACTACATTCCCGGGCGATACAACTATGGCGACACTAGAACAAGTGAAGTCTTTTGCTAAAGGTGGCTCAGCTCGGATACAACGATAAATGAGTTTATTTGAAAGATTGATTTTATGATATCAAAAGAAACACTCAAAAATTTTAAACCGAATCACGATTACTTTGTCGGTTTCGATTCGGATGGATGTGTTTTCGATTCAATGGAAATTAAACACAAAGAGTGCTTCATACCGAATATTATCAAATATTACAATCTTCAACCAATCTCGAAATATGTGCGTGAAGTGGCTGAGTTTGTAAATTTATATTCTTACTGGCGTGGTATAAATAGGTTTCCTGCATTAGTGAAAACATTCGAATTGCTTGAAGAAAGGGTAGATATTAAATCGCGTGGTGTTAAGATTCAAAATTATTCTTCGATTACAAAATTCATAGAGTCGGCTAAGAGTTTGGGCAATCCTTCTCTTAAAGAAGCAATGGCAAAAACAAATGACCCAACGCTTGAACATCTGCTGAAATGAAGTGAAGCAGTAAACCGAGATATTGAGGAAATGGTAAACGGTTTACCTCCGTTTCCATTTGTAAAAGAAACTCTTGATAAACTACAAGGTCGGGCTGATACAATGGTTGTTTCTGCTACTCCTGCTGAAGCTCTGCATCGGGAATGGTCAGAACACAATATTGAAAAATATGTAAGCATCATCGCAGGACAAGAACTCGGGAAAAAAGATGACCAGTTAGGATTAACAGCGAGGGGTAAGTACAAGGCAGGACATATTCTAATGGTCGGCGATGCGCTCGGTGATTTAGAAGCTGCGCGGTCGGCTGATGCAATGTTCTATCCCATAGTACCTTCTCGTGAAGAAGAATCCTGGAAAAATTTTCACGATGTAGTAATGGATCAGTTTCTTAATGGCAAATACGATAAGCAAACTGAAGAACGGTTCTTACACGATTTTAAAAAAGCGTTACCAAAGGAATATCCTTGGCAACAATGATAAAAAAAAACAAATAATAAAACGTAAAAGGAAAGATTAAATGAATAATAAAGCAGATATTGGCTTAGTTGGATTAGCAGTGATGGGCGAGAATCTTGTTCTCAATATAGAAAATCACGGTTTTACAGTAGCAGTTTACAATCGTTCAGTAGATAAAGTGGATAACTTCATACAAGGACGCGCAAAAGGTAAAAACATCATTGGAACACATTCAATTCAACAGCTTGTTGGCTCACTCAAAACTCCCCGTAAAGTTATGTTGATGGTAAAAGCAGGAAAGCCGGTTGATGATTTTATAGAAATGTTATTACCACATTTGGAGAAAGCTGATATAATTATTGATGGTGGTAACTCCCATTTTCCAGATTCTATTCGGAGAACTAAGTACTTGGAATCGAAAGGCTTTCAATTTATAGGAACGGGAGTATCAGGTGGCGAAGAAGGTGCATTACGTGGTCCTTCAATAATGCCTGGTGGATCTCAATCAGCTTGGCAGCATGTAAAGCCTATTTTTCAAGGTATCGCGGCAAAGGTTGATGACGGAACTCCGTGTTGCGATTGGGTGGGTAACGATGGGGCAGGCCACTTTGTTAAAATGGTTCATAACGGAATTGAGTATGGAGATATGCAGCTAATCTCAGAAGCGTATCAAATTATGAAAGATTTGTTAGAAATGAGTGCCGACGAAATGCACGATGTGTTCAAAAAGTGGAATACTGGCGACTTGGATAGTTATTTGATAGAAATTACACGCGATATTCTTGCTTACAAAGCAGAAGATGGTAAACCTCTCGTCGATAAAATTCTTGATACAGCAGGTCAAAAAGGAACAGGTAAATGGACGAGTGTTGTATCGCTCGACCTCGGCACTCCTCTAACATTAATCAGCGAAGCAGTGTTTGCACGTTGTCTCTCGGCAATAAAAGATGAACGCGTTAATGCTTCGAAGTTATTAAAGGGTCCTCAACCAAAATTTACAGGAGACAAACAGGCATTCCTGAACGACTTAGAAAAAGCTTTATATGCATCAAAAATTGTTTCTTACGCACAAGGATTTACTTTGCTTCGAGCTGCAGCAGAAGAATTTAAATGGGAACTTAACTTCGGTGGAACAGCGCTATTATGGCGTGGCGGATGTATAATTCGTTCCGTATTCCTCGCTAAAATTAAAGAGGCATTCGACAACAATCCTGCTTTACCAAACTTGATGCTTGATCCGTTCTTCAAGGAAAAGATCGAGTCGTCTCAAGCAGCCTGGCGTCGTGTCATTTCTACAGCAGTAATGAATGGTATTTGGGTACCGGCGTTTTCAACAGCGCTCAACTATTTTGACGGATATCGCAACGGTCGATTACCCGCAAACCTCTTGCAAGCTCAGCGTGATTATTTTGGCGCTCATATGTATGAACGAATCGATAAACCACGAGGTGAGTTCTTCCATACAAACTGGACAGGGCGCGGCGGCGAAACAGCTTCATCTACATATGTAGTATGAGGAGCTGTACGATAAATTAACATTTTAAATGGAATGATAAGAATGGTAAACGAATTTATTACTGAAAACTTTCTTCTTGAGAACGACATCGCTGTGGAGTTGTATAATCGGTTTGCAAAACATCAACCGATTTTTGACTACCACTGTCATGTTCCTCCAAAAGAGATTGCTGATGATCGGCGTTTTGAGAATATGACTCAAATCTGGTTAGCGGGCGACCATTACAAATGGCGAGCAATGCGTGCGAGTGGCATCTCAGAACGATTTATTACCGGCGATTCATCAGAGTGGGAGAAATTTCTTGCTTGGGCGAAGACTGTCCCGAAAACAATTCGAAATCCTCTTTACCATTGGACACACATGGAACTCAAACGTCCTTTTGGCGTATCCGATGTCCTTCTTAACGAGACTACTGCAAAGAGTGTTTGGGAAAGATGCAATGCACGTTTGGCTGAAAAGGAATTTTCAACGCGTGGCATTATCAAACAAATGAATGTCGAACTCATTTGCACAACCGACGACCCGATTGACTCCCTTGAATATCATCAACAACTAAAAAATGATGCTTCATTTACTGTTCGTGTGCTGCCTGCATTTCGTGCCGATATGGCAATGAACATTGAGCGTGGTTCAGCATTCTTTGCTTATGTTGAAAAACTTGGTGCTGCAGCAGACATTCATATTACCTCTTACCAGAAATTATTAGATGCTTTGAAGAAACGTCACGAATTTTTCCATTCACAGGGTTGCCGGCTTTCAGATCGTGGACTTGAAACAGTGTACGTAGAGCAGTACACAGATAATGAAATTCAAAACATTTTTGTCCGTGCAATGTCTAGTGAATTACTTGATTCGAATTCTATCCTAAAATTTAAATCAGCAGTTCTGTTTGAATTATGTCTTATGGACCACACAGCGGGTTGGGTTCAACAGTTTCATTTGGGGGCAATGCGTAATACAAACCCAAAGATGTTCCGTGAGCTCGGGCCAGACACGGGATACGATTCAATCGGTGATTTTTCGATCGCTCAACCACTTGCAAAGCTATTCGGTAAACTTGTCAGTCGAGATGCGTTGGCAAAAACAATCGTTTACAATTTGAATCCTGCAGACAACGAAGCGCTTGCATCGATGATCGGTAGTTTTCAGGATGGTATCATACCTGGCAAAATTCAATACGGCAGCGCTTGGTGGTTTCTGGATCAGAAAGATGGAATCGAAAAACAGCTTAATTCCTTATCTAATATGGGTTTACTAAGTCAGTTTGTCGGAATGCTGACCGATTCTCGAAGTTTTTTGTCTTATCCTCGGCACGATTATTTCCGCCGTATCCTATGTAACGTTTTAGGCACAGAGATGAAATCTGGTTTAATTCCAAAAGATATGGATTTAGTTGGCGGAATAGTCGCAGATATATGTTATTATAATGCCTACCGATATTTCAATTTTATCAACGATAACAAAACTCCTTCAATATAGGACAAAGAAAGATACACTAATGACACTTACACAACTCGTAACTACTCTCGTAGAATCTTCGAACAAATCCGAACAAAGTGAAATATTTTACGGACATAACGGACACAAAATAAAAATTTATCAACGGTCTGTCCGAATACATGACGATATTCTATTCTTCATCGGCCGCGAAAATAATGAAAAATATCTGTACAGCGTAGCGAATTCAGAAACCAAATCGGTAATAAATGATTTCGATTGTGAACCGATTCAAAAAAATATTTTCGGTTATAGTCTGCGA from Bacteroidota bacterium harbors:
- a CDS encoding sugar kinase — encoded protein: MIAGLNIPNERALDLVSLGALVHRLDPGVIPFRKATQCQIHVSGGEFNVAANLADCFEMKTAIVTAMVDYPIGDLIAERVKAMGVKPFYKHFKHNGVNGPNMATVYSDRGQGVRAPVVFYNRSNEAAAQLKPGDFDWSAIFAGGVRWFHSCGIFAALSGTTGELIIEGMKAAKKAGAIVSFDLNFREKLWNIWGGQQKAVEVIQRIVENVDVLVGNEEDLQKGLGIPGPEVAAKSALDPETFFGMIDKVVAKHPQVKVVATTLREVHSTNRHSWGAVAWINGKSYVAPTCELDVIDRVGGGDGYAAGFFYGLLTGESPEEAVKLGWAHGALLTTFPGDTTMATLEQVKSFAKGGSARIQR
- a CDS encoding HAD hydrolase-like protein, whose amino-acid sequence is MVNGLPPFPFVKETLDKLQGRADTMVVSATPAEALHREWSEHNIEKYVSIIAGQELGKKDDQLGLTARGKYKAGHILMVGDALGDLEAARSADAMFYPIVPSREEESWKNFHDVVMDQFLNGKYDKQTEERFLHDFKKALPKEYPWQQ
- the gnd gene encoding decarboxylating NADP(+)-dependent phosphogluconate dehydrogenase; this translates as MNNKADIGLVGLAVMGENLVLNIENHGFTVAVYNRSVDKVDNFIQGRAKGKNIIGTHSIQQLVGSLKTPRKVMLMVKAGKPVDDFIEMLLPHLEKADIIIDGGNSHFPDSIRRTKYLESKGFQFIGTGVSGGEEGALRGPSIMPGGSQSAWQHVKPIFQGIAAKVDDGTPCCDWVGNDGAGHFVKMVHNGIEYGDMQLISEAYQIMKDLLEMSADEMHDVFKKWNTGDLDSYLIEITRDILAYKAEDGKPLVDKILDTAGQKGTGKWTSVVSLDLGTPLTLISEAVFARCLSAIKDERVNASKLLKGPQPKFTGDKQAFLNDLEKALYASKIVSYAQGFTLLRAAAEEFKWELNFGGTALLWRGGCIIRSVFLAKIKEAFDNNPALPNLMLDPFFKEKIESSQAAWRRVISTAVMNGIWVPAFSTALNYFDGYRNGRLPANLLQAQRDYFGAHMYERIDKPRGEFFHTNWTGRGGETASSTYVV
- the uxaC gene encoding glucuronate isomerase codes for the protein MVNEFITENFLLENDIAVELYNRFAKHQPIFDYHCHVPPKEIADDRRFENMTQIWLAGDHYKWRAMRASGISERFITGDSSEWEKFLAWAKTVPKTIRNPLYHWTHMELKRPFGVSDVLLNETTAKSVWERCNARLAEKEFSTRGIIKQMNVELICTTDDPIDSLEYHQQLKNDASFTVRVLPAFRADMAMNIERGSAFFAYVEKLGAAADIHITSYQKLLDALKKRHEFFHSQGCRLSDRGLETVYVEQYTDNEIQNIFVRAMSSELLDSNSILKFKSAVLFELCLMDHTAGWVQQFHLGAMRNTNPKMFRELGPDTGYDSIGDFSIAQPLAKLFGKLVSRDALAKTIVYNLNPADNEALASMIGSFQDGIIPGKIQYGSAWWFLDQKDGIEKQLNSLSNMGLLSQFVGMLTDSRSFLSYPRHDYFRRILCNVLGTEMKSGLIPKDMDLVGGIVADICYYNAYRYFNFINDNKTPSI